In the Muricauda sp. MAR_2010_75 genome, one interval contains:
- a CDS encoding MotA/TolQ/ExbB proton channel family protein, with protein MIIFQEATEGAEAVASISEEKTLSVIDLIVNGGAGSIIIIMVLFVLLFVALYIYFERIFAIKAASKIDKNFMNQIRDHIMNGKLDAAKILCAQTDSPVARLTEKGVSRIGKPLDDITTAIENAGTLEVYKLEKNVSVLATVAGAAPMIGFLGTVIGMILAFHQMASSGGQAEMGLLASGIYTAMTTTVAGLVVGIIAYIGYNHLVNRTDKVVHKMEANAVEFLDLLNEPI; from the coding sequence ATGATTATTTTTCAAGAAGCAACGGAAGGTGCTGAGGCAGTTGCCTCTATTTCCGAAGAAAAGACACTTTCTGTAATAGATCTTATCGTTAACGGAGGTGCAGGAAGCATCATTATTATCATGGTACTTTTTGTACTGCTGTTTGTAGCGCTTTACATTTATTTTGAACGGATTTTTGCCATTAAGGCAGCTTCCAAGATAGACAAAAACTTCATGAACCAGATTCGTGATCACATCATGAACGGGAAGTTGGATGCAGCCAAAATTTTATGTGCACAGACTGATTCACCAGTAGCACGGTTGACGGAAAAAGGAGTGTCCAGGATTGGGAAACCTTTGGATGACATCACCACCGCCATTGAGAATGCCGGAACACTGGAAGTATACAAATTGGAGAAGAACGTTAGTGTTTTGGCCACTGTGGCCGGTGCGGCTCCCATGATTGGTTTCTTGGGAACCGTAATTGGTATGATTTTGGCATTTCACCAAATGGCAAGTAGTGGCGGGCAAGCTGAAATGGGATTGTTGGCATCGGGTATTTATACGGCCATGACCACAACAGTTGCCGGATTGGTTGTGGGTATTATAGCCTATATCGGATACAATCACTTGGTGAACAGAACCGATAAAGTGGTGCACAAAATGGAAGCTAATGCCGTTGAGTTTTTGGATTTGTTGAACGAACCCATTTAG
- the nhaD gene encoding sodium:proton antiporter NhaD gives METLLIVIFVIGYLAITLEHNLKVDKLIPALAMMAVMWALMSFGIDGFTTWFDSGEHALMENFGAFGHEEKMELLEETLLHHLGKTSEILVFLLGAMTIVEIIDYFDGFATIKTYVKTRSKKKILWIFSFLAFILSAIIDNLTATIVLISILQKIIRDRDTRLWYAGLIIIAANAGGAWSPIGDVTTTMLWIGDKVTTANLIEHLLIPSLFCMVIPSLIASFLPAFKGEIDVEDEEPSKSKFGATMLYLGLGAIIFVPIFKTITHLPPYVGMMLSLAVVATFAEIYSNSKIAISSVDHESDEAAHHSPVHSALTKIELPSILFFLGILMAVAALESLGMLFNFAEGLKQGMPLMGTEMASTHVSDIVILLLGVGSAVIDNVPLVAASLGMFTEPMNDQLWHFIAYSAGTGGSMLIIGSAAGVVAMGMEKIDFFWYLRKISWLALIGFLAGAICFMLMRNLF, from the coding sequence ATGGAGACCCTTCTGATTGTCATTTTTGTCATTGGATATTTGGCAATAACACTCGAACATAACTTAAAAGTAGACAAACTTATTCCTGCATTGGCCATGATGGCCGTTATGTGGGCACTCATGTCATTTGGAATTGATGGGTTCACTACTTGGTTTGATTCTGGTGAGCATGCCCTTATGGAAAATTTTGGGGCTTTTGGTCATGAAGAGAAAATGGAGCTTCTTGAAGAAACCTTGCTTCATCATTTGGGAAAGACCTCGGAAATTTTGGTCTTTCTTTTGGGAGCCATGACCATTGTGGAGATCATTGATTATTTTGATGGTTTCGCTACCATAAAAACTTATGTGAAAACACGTAGTAAGAAAAAAATTCTTTGGATTTTTTCCTTTTTGGCTTTTATTCTTTCAGCAATCATCGACAATCTTACTGCAACAATCGTGTTGATTTCCATCCTTCAAAAAATAATTAGGGATAGAGACACAAGATTGTGGTATGCGGGTCTTATTATTATTGCCGCCAATGCCGGTGGAGCATGGTCGCCCATTGGGGATGTTACCACAACCATGTTGTGGATCGGGGACAAGGTAACAACTGCCAACCTCATTGAACATTTACTAATCCCATCGTTGTTCTGTATGGTCATTCCTTCACTTATAGCTTCGTTTTTACCTGCCTTCAAAGGGGAAATTGATGTTGAGGACGAGGAACCGTCAAAATCAAAATTTGGGGCAACCATGCTGTATTTAGGTTTGGGGGCCATCATATTTGTACCCATTTTTAAGACCATAACCCATTTACCACCCTATGTTGGTATGATGCTTTCTTTGGCGGTTGTGGCTACATTTGCGGAGATTTACAGTAACTCCAAGATTGCCATTTCCTCCGTGGACCACGAAAGTGACGAAGCGGCGCACCACAGCCCTGTGCATAGTGCCTTAACAAAAATTGAATTACCCAGTATCTTATTTTTCTTGGGAATTTTAATGGCGGTAGCTGCATTGGAATCCTTGGGTATGTTGTTCAATTTTGCGGAAGGATTAAAACAGGGAATGCCCTTGATGGGAACCGAAATGGCCAGTACCCATGTTTCGGATATAGTGATTCTATTGCTTGGTGTGGGTTCTGCCGTAATTGATAACGTCCCCTTGGTAGCTGCCAGTTTGGGAATGTTCACCGAGCCCATGAATGACCAATTGTGGCATTTCATTGCTTATTCCGCAGGAACTGGTGGAAGTATGTTGATCATTGGGTCGGCAGCCGGTGTTGTGGCCATGGGAATGGAGAAGATAGACTTCTTCTGGTACCTTAGAAAAATTTCGTGGTTGGCCTTGATTGGCTTCTTGGCAGGAGCTATTTGCTTCATGTTGATGCGAAATTTGTTCTAA
- a CDS encoding acyl-CoA dehydrogenase, with the protein MDFTLSEEQLMIQQAARDFANSELLPGIVERDDAQKFPFELVQKMGELGFMGMMVNEKYNGSGLDTLSYVLAMEELSKVDASASVMVSVNNSLVCWGLETFGTEAQKEKYLTRLASGEIIGAFCLSEPEAGSDATSQKTTAIDNGDHYILNGTKNWITNGGSAEVYLVIAQTHVEKGHKGINVLIVEKGMDGFEVGPKENKLGIRGSDTHSLIFNDVKVPKENRIGEDGFGFKFAMKTLAGGRIGIAAQALGIAAGAYELALKYSKERKTFGTEIANHQAIAFKLADMHTKIQAARNLVYQAACDKDAGNDYTLSGAMAKLYASEVAMETTVEAVQIHGGNGYVKDYHVERLMRDAKITQIYEGTSEIQKIVISRSVLKD; encoded by the coding sequence ATGGATTTCACACTTTCCGAAGAACAGTTAATGATACAACAGGCAGCAAGGGATTTTGCCAACAGCGAACTCCTACCTGGAATAGTAGAAAGGGACGATGCCCAAAAGTTCCCTTTTGAACTGGTTCAAAAAATGGGAGAATTAGGCTTTATGGGGATGATGGTCAATGAAAAATACAACGGAAGTGGGTTGGACACCCTTTCCTATGTCCTGGCCATGGAAGAACTCTCAAAAGTTGATGCATCGGCCTCCGTAATGGTATCCGTAAACAATTCTCTGGTCTGTTGGGGATTGGAAACTTTTGGCACCGAAGCCCAAAAAGAAAAATATTTAACCCGATTGGCCTCCGGTGAAATCATTGGGGCATTTTGCCTCTCTGAACCTGAAGCCGGGAGCGATGCCACTTCACAAAAGACAACTGCCATTGACAACGGCGATCATTATATTTTGAATGGCACCAAAAACTGGATCACAAACGGAGGAAGTGCAGAAGTTTACTTGGTCATAGCTCAAACCCATGTTGAAAAAGGACATAAGGGCATCAATGTCCTTATTGTTGAAAAGGGAATGGACGGCTTTGAAGTGGGCCCAAAGGAAAACAAACTGGGCATTCGCGGAAGCGACACGCACTCCCTTATTTTTAATGACGTAAAAGTTCCCAAGGAAAACCGGATAGGAGAAGACGGATTTGGATTTAAATTTGCCATGAAAACCTTGGCAGGTGGCCGGATCGGAATTGCCGCCCAAGCCTTGGGAATCGCAGCAGGTGCCTATGAACTTGCCCTAAAATACTCCAAAGAGCGGAAGACATTCGGTACGGAAATTGCCAATCATCAGGCCATCGCCTTTAAGTTGGCCGATATGCACACCAAAATACAGGCTGCCCGAAATTTGGTCTACCAAGCAGCTTGTGATAAAGATGCTGGAAATGATTACACATTATCAGGTGCCATGGCCAAACTATATGCATCCGAAGTTGCTATGGAAACCACTGTTGAAGCGGTGCAGATTCATGGTGGAAATGGATACGTGAAAGACTATCATGTAGAGCGTTTAATGCGGGATGCCAAGATTACCCAGATTTATGAAGGAACTTCCGAAATCCAAAAAATAGTCATCTCAAGAAGTGTACTAAAGGACTAG
- a CDS encoding cell envelope integrity protein TolA — MAFLDTRHKKKSFTLTTLLLSVFLLLLFYIGLTYLDPPIENGIAVNFGTMDFGSGEVQPKEKVRSKPQRVEPQPMEQVQQVEPQEETVQEEPEPVEKVLTSNNEESIRIKQQQEAKRKADEAAKKAKEEAERVETEKREAEEKKRQEQEAKKKNLDALIGGIGQSDGTATGSEGDDDWAGDKGQPDGDPYATSYYGAPGSGSGGGGYGLNGRSLVNSGKVRQECNEEGRVVVRITVDRSGKVIKAEPGVKGTTNTAPCLLDPARKTALSHRWNTDSNAPTQQIGFVVVNFKLGQ; from the coding sequence ATGGCATTTTTAGACACGAGACACAAGAAAAAATCATTTACGCTCACCACTCTTCTACTGAGCGTATTCCTCCTATTGCTTTTTTACATAGGACTCACCTATTTGGACCCACCCATTGAAAATGGGATAGCCGTGAATTTTGGCACCATGGATTTTGGCAGTGGTGAAGTTCAACCCAAGGAAAAGGTACGGTCCAAACCCCAGAGAGTGGAACCCCAACCCATGGAGCAAGTGCAGCAAGTAGAACCCCAGGAAGAAACAGTACAAGAGGAACCTGAACCTGTGGAAAAAGTATTGACCAGTAATAATGAGGAGTCCATCCGAATAAAACAACAACAAGAGGCCAAACGTAAAGCGGATGAGGCAGCTAAAAAGGCTAAGGAAGAAGCGGAACGCGTAGAAACCGAAAAGAGAGAGGCTGAAGAGAAAAAAAGGCAGGAACAAGAAGCCAAGAAGAAAAACTTGGATGCTTTGATCGGTGGCATTGGACAATCTGATGGAACGGCTACCGGCAGTGAAGGTGATGATGATTGGGCTGGGGATAAAGGTCAACCCGATGGTGATCCTTATGCCACTAGCTATTATGGTGCTCCCGGAAGTGGTAGCGGAGGTGGTGGTTATGGTCTCAATGGGAGGTCATTGGTAAACAGTGGAAAAGTACGCCAAGAATGTAATGAAGAAGGTCGTGTTGTGGTTAGAATTACGGTAGACAGGTCTGGAAAAGTTATAAAGGCCGAACCTGGTGTGAAAGGAACCACCAATACGGCACCCTGTCTTTTGGACCCTGCACGAAAAACGGCACTCAGTCATCGATGGAATACAGATTCCAATGCACCTACACAACAAATCGGTTTTGTGGTGGTCAACTTTAAACTGGGGCAATAG
- a CDS encoding biopolymer transporter ExbD gives MKLKGRNKVSPEFSMSSMTDIVFLLLVFFMLTSNAPNALDLLLPKAKGKSTNTQNVSVTINKDLNYFVNNEQINKEYIEIELKKALEGQEKPTIILRAEESVAIKEAVNVMDIANRNSYKVILAVRPQ, from the coding sequence ATGAAATTGAAAGGAAGAAACAAGGTTAGTCCTGAGTTCAGTATGTCGTCCATGACAGATATTGTGTTTCTGTTATTGGTGTTTTTCATGCTAACGTCCAATGCACCCAATGCGTTGGATTTACTATTGCCAAAGGCAAAGGGAAAATCTACAAACACGCAGAATGTTTCCGTCACCATTAACAAGGACCTGAACTATTTTGTGAACAACGAGCAGATCAACAAGGAATACATTGAAATTGAATTAAAAAAGGCACTTGAAGGTCAAGAAAAGCCAACAATTATCCTACGGGCGGAAGAAAGTGTGGCCATTAAGGAAGCGGTCAACGTTATGGACATCGCCAATAGGAACAGTTACAAGGTCATCTTGGCTGTGCGGCCACAATAA